The region gtggtgcatgcctttaatcccagcacttgggaggcagaggtaagaggatcgccatgagttcaaggccaccctgagactacatagtgaattccaggtcagcctggactagagtgagaccttacctcgaaaaactaaaaaaaataaaagaattcagaGAAAGTTTGTGTCAAAGGCTCCTTCACTTGACACCCATCTAAGTGATTCTCAAACCATGCATCTGTATAATCTCTATTTCCAGATGCAGCAGCATATGGTAACTTTAGGTATTCTGTTGCTAGCATTGACCCCAGAGCCTCGTATGTTGTTAGACAGGTCCTTTACTACCAAGCCACAACTTCAGCCCAACCTTGGGTGGGGGCAGAGTTGAGGtaagggtcttgctttagcccaggctgacctggaactcattctgtagtcttggGTTGGCCTCTACttacagggatcctcttacctctgcctcctgagtgctgggattaaaggcttgtgccatcatgcccagcccaacCTTGGATACTCTTGATGCTTTCATATCTGTTACAGTTTGTGTGAATCAGAATCTCTTGGGAGTTGGTATCCAAGACAGCCCTGGTGAACGGATAAATATTTTTCAGTGCTTCCTGAATATACTCCTTCCCTGGTTGGggcttcttttttaataaaaaaaattaagttttttattcttatttatttatttgagagagagaaagaggctggggtgggggttggggaatggacatgccagggcctccagccactgcaaattaactcctttgtgtatctggcttacatgggtcctggggaattgaacctgagtccgttggctttgtaggcaagtgccttaagtgctaagccacatCGCCAGCCCTTAATggtatctttaatattttattatttatttgtataaggGAAAACACCAAATTCTCTTGCTGCCATTttttagcatctggctttacatgggtgctggggaattgaacctgggccagcaggttttgcaaacaagcacctttaaccactgagccatctcttccgccCCCAGGTTGTAGCCTTCTCGTTTGTTATATTTCCTTCATGCCCTTCTCAGGAGAGAAATCCAGAGtgcatgcttgcttgcttccttcctttcctttcaattgtttattatttgcttatattttgttagacacagaaagagagagacaaagagagctgtgcaccagggcctcagccactgcaatcaaacgccagatgcttgcatcacctagtgggcatgtgcgaacctgtgcttgcctcacctttatgcatctggctaatgtgggatcgggagagtagaacatgggtccttaggctttgcaggcaagtgcttacatctctctagctccccctttttttcaaagcttttcagggtggtcttgactgagactacataatgaattccaggtcagtctgggcaagaccctacctggaaaaacaaaaattagccaggtgtggtggcacacgcctttaatcccagaagttgggaggcagaggtaggaggatttccatgagttcaaggccaccctgagactacagaatgaattccaggtcagcctgggctagagcaagaccctacctctgcctccctgccttGAAACCCCGCcccccatatgcacaaagtgacccctGTGTccggagttggcttgcagtggcactaggccctggcatgcctgttctcatgcattcatattctttctctccttgcaaataagtaaaataatttaaaaaaggaaaagcagcagccaccaggcatggtggcatgcatgcctttaatcgcagcactcaggaggccatggtaggaggattgctatgagttcaaggctagccaggtcagcctgggctagagcaaaagccTGTCtcggggtggcggggggggggggagaatgaatgaaaaggACAGGGTGCTCTGAGAATGGGCAATAGAGGACCTCACACCGCCCAAGATACCAGGGGAGGACCACTCTGAGGATGAGATGTTCGGGAAGAGACCTGAGGGAGGTGTCTTATCTGGAGGAAGTAGGCAGGGGCATGTCCTGGATCATGAAACCAGGAAGTGCTCCAAAACTTAGTGCTGGAGGAGCTGTGAGAAGTCTGGAAGCAAGGGGTAAGTTGCTGTGCAGAAATGGCTGAggtggagagccaggcatggtggtgtgcacacttttaatcccagcactcagggaggcagaggtaggaggatttctgtgtgtttaaggacagcctgagacaacagagtgaattccacatctgcctgggctagagcaaaattctaccttgaaaaacaaacaaaaaaagaaaagttaaaaaaatctggacatggtggcacacgcttttaatcccagcacttcggaggcggaggtaggaggatcaccatgagtttgaggccaccctgagatacatagtgaattccaggtcagcctgggctagagtaagaccctaccttgaaaaactaaaaagaaaaaacaaatggatTAGGTGGAGCTGGGCAGAAGGAAAGTGAACAAGCCCTTTGGGAGGCTATGGCAGCAGTCTGGAGGTAGGTCAGGAGCAGGGTCAGTGGAGCGCACCCCTGGGACCAGTGTGGTCTGGTTGTGGGATTGACAGCACTTAGAGGAAAGGCTTCAAGGAAAGTGCCCAGagtcaggtgtgctggcacacacctttagttccagcgcttgggaagctgaggtatggGCATTgacatgagctccaggtcagcctgggctagagtgagaccctgctttgaaaaaataagaaatagaaaggaagtgTCCCGCTGTGGGTCAAGGCCTGCAGTAACCAGTGGGTACCACGTTCCGAGACgctgaaagcagagagaagaggttTAGAAGAGACAGTTCCCAGATGGGCCTGGCCCTCCTAGGGTTGAAGCGGCTGAGAACTGAACACTCCCAAGCAGCTCTTACACTTCAGGGTGGGGCTGCAGTGGTACAAGGAGGTGCTTCCTGCTATTGGGAAGTCCAGGGGTCCGTGCTGACAAGATGGGAGAGATGAGTCGAGGGGGCTCAGTATCCACCCAGCTGCCCAACACCCGCAGGGGTGGAGGGAGCAGGGCCGCAGGAAGGGCCAGGACTGTCCTCACTTTCCCACCTTGGGAAGGCCGTGATTGATTATCCCCATGCCTGTCTTGAGATGTCCACAGGCTCTTGCAAACGGACCAGAAGCATTCTGGGGAGATTCTAGGAATTATAGGAGCTAGGTGTGGCCTCAGGATAAGGATGAGCTTTGTACTTCTCCTGGTACCTTGCCCTGTGAGGAATTTTCCTCAAGTCTTCACAACAACCATATGTGGTTGGAATCATTGCCCCCTCTGTACAGCTGATACAGCTGGTGGCAAAGGGTTTAATGACTTTCTAGCGGCCATGAGGGCAAGGATAGGACTCCGTGTCAGGATGTAATGTGCTCCCTGTCTGTCACCAGAGTGACTAAGTCTTAATATAAGTTTTCAGGCTTTCCTCTCTGACCTTTAGGACTTGTTTTTCCTAAATGTTGGTACAGTTTAAACTTTCTTTgcattgccttttattttttccatctacTTACTCATTTGTCAGTATGCATCCATAATGGGCTAGTCCATAGGCTGGTCATGCTTGGATCCCACAGGGACTGAGTGGCCTGGAGAGACTATTCCATCAGGAAGAGGTCAGGGATGAATTGTTCTAACCAATCCTGggggcttgagggaaagctccctgAAGGAGGTGAAGTCCAGGAACCCTGAGGGGGGATGCTGTGACATGGGAACGGTATGGGGAAGCCTGAGTACACTGGGGACAGAGAGGCAAGACTGCAAAAAGGAGCATGCAGGGCCCATAACTAACTGCTGCTCACAGCTCGTAGCTGAAGCGGGGAGTATGGGGTGCTTGGGAGAACTATGAGGTGAGGACTGTGGCCAGAGGTGGTTACAGGGTCTCCACATGGGAGGAGTGTTAGCAGCAGATCAGGGCCAGATAGGGTTTGGCATAGGTCTCTGGAGCTTAAGTTGGTCAGACAGTAATCATGGAAGGGGTCAGTAAGCAGAGCTACTCTGCAGCATAACAGGGTCAGATAGGATTTGGTACAAATCTCTGGAGCTTAAGTTGATCAGACTGGAGCAGGCTGGTATTGGtcagctggaagctgtggccatGGTCTAAGCAGAAGATGACAGTGGCTGCCTGTCATGCTGCAGACTTATGTGTGTTTTGGTTGGAGGGGAAGAGGCACTTTGCTGTTTGCATCTAACAAGGTGCCTAGGGCACAAGGGTTCTTGGGAAGGCCTTGGAAAATAGTGGAATGGGCACAGTGTTAGAGGGAGTTAAAGGGAGACTGGCCAAGAGATCAAGAGCTAGGTCCTAAGAGGACTTGCCACCCAGGACTGGAGGGTAAACTTCTCAAGAGCAGAGACGGATGTCTCACTGTGCAGCACCCAGGTGGACTAGGGTTTTTAGAAGATTCCCCCAGAAGACCCACACTGCTGTGGCTGACCAGGATACCTCTGTTCCCACCCCAGGAGCTGTGGGGATGGCACACCTGCTAGGCAGCCAGGCCTGCATAGACAGCCTGCGCAGAGACCTCACTGACCTGCAGGGGACCATCGTGGACGTGTTTTCCCGTGCTGGGCCTGTGCGCTGTCCCTCGTGGAAGTTCCCTGACCGTGTGGCCTGTGACCTTGACATGGTAGCCCTGCTGGAGCACTATGACCACGTGCCAGGTGACCCTGAGTTCACGCAGTTGTCCCACACTGTGCTGCTGGAGCTGGTCATCGACAGGTGAGGCCTTGGCCAGTCCTGGACATCTTGGGATGCTGGAATCTGCTGCTCATTCCAGTAGCCCCTTGTAGGAGTGGTGACTGTAGAGGCAGCACCAGTCACCATGGACTGAACACCTGCCAGGGGCCATAGCTCAGGACACTCAAGGTGCTCTCAGGTCTTACTCTGCGCTCCATGGCTATGCCATGCCATCCTGTCCTGCCTGCCTCAGGGAGTCACTGAGGTCTCCACAGTGCCACAGCTCTGACCACTGTCACCTCGGAGCTTCTGGGTTAGGGATTTCGTAGCTCCTGCTCCATTTCCACCTCAGACCCCTTCCTGGCACCTTGTGCGCTGTAGTCCATCAGTGCATCATGACGCAGGACGTGGGATGCGTTTTCCCAACTTCTGGCTGTGGTGGGAAGAGGCCAGCGGAGTCCCTGAAGCCCGACCACTTCTATGCCATCATTAAATGATATGGCCACTGGCTtcccaccatctggggaccacaACTTAGGCTCCCATGACCTGCCTGAGATCAGAAGAGGCAGGGTACCTCTCTGCAGCCAGGAGGAGCCCTGAATACAAAAACAGTTGCACCCTCTGAGGAGCTGGGCAGTGTAAGCACGGAGCACTCCTCTCCCAGGGCTCTGCACTGCACTGTACCCCTTGCTGCTGTGGTCCAGCCTCCCATACCCACCAAGTCCCTGTTACTGACCCCTTCCCAGAAAAGCTATTGCGGCTGTATCTCCACCCTGCCAGCCCTCTGCCCACCTTTGGCTAAATTAGCTCGGGCCTCTTCTATGTATAAGTAATTCCTGCCAGAAGCCACTGAGACTGAGCCCAGGAACCCTAGGGTCAGGGCCATGACCTCTAGCCAACAGTGTGGCATTTTAGATCCCCAGGGTTAAGGGTACAAACAGCGCAGCATCTCCTAGCATAGCACCTGTTTGTCTAAGCAGACAGATGGCTGTGCTGAGAACATACTGTGTCTACCTTGCAGTTGCATCCCCACTCCTCATTGCTGCTGTCCACACTGGCCCAGAGGGGCAGGCCTGGAAGAAGTGGCCACCTCCCCAGGGCCCCAGGGGTTTGGCATGAATAATAAGATCTGCAATAAGATCACTTCCCTTCCAAGTATATGTTATAAACAAAGtacctttgcttttaaaaattgttttttggagccaggtgtggtggtgcatgcctttaatctcagcactcaggaggcagaggtaggaggatcgcggtgagtttgaggcctccctgagactacataggtcaacctggactgtgagaccctacctcgaaaaaccaaaccaaaaaaaaaaaaaaattgtttttttgagaggtagggtctcacaggctggcctcgcactcacagcgatcctcctacctcagcctcccaagtactggaattaaaggcatgtgccaccatgcccagattactCTTGCTCTTAAAATAATTTCTGGACATGCAAATGTCCACTTCCTTTTCCATTACCCCAGTTCCTGTCCATGAGTACCTGCTTCTAATTTTGAACTGTAAGCAGCAACCTAGCTGTCCCGGCCCCGAGTCTCCATTGTCGCAGAGGCAACTCAGCCTGAGTAGGTCTAGAAGAGCATGAGTGTGCCCCTAGCCTGCCCTGCTCACCGAGAACTTACCAAGCACTCAGGATACATCGTGGGTGGGGCCAGGCTGCCTTGCTCATCCCCTAGGTCAAGTGGGGAATCACCAGACAGAAGTGCTGCCTGCCACCCAGGAAGCCCACAagagggcttcctggaggaggtggccCCTGGTTAAACCTGAAGCTGACCTGGGTCTCCATATCCCTGATGTCTCAACCGTTTTCCCCTCAAGCCAGAACCCCCTAGTTAAGTGGTGTGACACGTGCACTGGCACCAACATCAGCCCGAGCTCACCCCGGCAACTCCCTCGAcaggctcctgctgctgctgcagagcTGTTCCAGCTACCTGGAAAACCTTGGCTTGGAGCAGGCGATGCCCCGCGCCCGAGATCCAGGACCCTGCATGTCTGTGGGGCTCACAGTGCGGCGCTTCTGGAACAGCCTGCTGAGGCTGGGCAAGCTTTACCAACTGGCGGCTCCCCAGGTAGGTTGTCCACGGCCCCCAATTGTGGTAGCTGCAGTTGCCACACTCCTTGTCCAGCTCCCTGCTGCCCAAAAGGAGCAACACAAACCTCGAGCCTCCCAGATAAGGACCCCGGACTTGACAGCTGAGAATGCAGGCCTCGTGCTCAATGTCTTGGCAACTTTGGAAAACTCCTACCACCTCTGAACCTCAGTTTGTTCATCTATGCAATAGGGGCAGCAAGCTACACTCAATGCAGGCAGTCCCATAATCCTCATGGCCACCCAGTGGGAAAGGACAGCTGTGAGGGAGAGGGAACTAAAAGAGTGGTTACTGGGGCATGAGAGCAAGTAAGGGCCTAGTGACAATCAGTTGCAATTTATCAAGTCACCCTTGTGGTACCATGCTCATGTAATCCTATCAAGCCTGGACCTGGGAAGGGGACAGCAGGAAAGAAGCCTGGGCTTGACAGACTGAATCATGGGAAAAGAGGCAGAAGGGTCTCTGACTGGAGTCGGTATCAGAAAACCACATTAAAGGGTCTGAGCATTGGGCAAGGCTGTCACCAGCATCCCCAGGGAAACAGTTGCCCCCCAGGTCCATTCtcacttcccttccctttctttccctgacCCCAGAAAAGGCAAAACCCAGGAGAGATTCTCACTGCCAAGCCCATGGCCAAAGGCGAGCCTGCCAGGAGCCCTGAATGTATGACTGCCAAGTTCATCAAACCTCCCTCCCCAGTACCAGGTTTGCCCCATACCTGCCCAGGGCTGCAGACCATCCCTGTCAGAGTGTCCCTGAGGTGCCCAGCCGGGACATCCGAGAACACCAAGAGCGTCCACTCCCAGACCATCGAAACAGCATTGGTACCCTGTGACGCTTGCACCAGTGTCCAGGGCAGTCTTCGAGAGGTGGGCAAGGTGGTCATCAGCTTATGTCAGAGCCAGAACTTGCCCTCATCCTTGGGCCAATTCCAGCAGCTGGTACAGGACAGTATGGGGCTCAGGCCCCTGCCAGCCGCTACCATGGGCCACTGGGCAGCAGAACAGAGCAAAGACCTGACACGCCTCAGTAAGCACGTGGGGGCCCTCACTCAGCTTGTCGGGCCCCTCAGGACCCAGCTAGAGGAGGCTGAGGGGCAGAAGGATGGACTGAGGCAGCAGGTGGGCGAGCTGGAGCAGTCCCTGCTGCAGGAGCAGAGGGAGCGACGGCGGCAGACGGAGGAGGCTGAGCGGCACTTGGCACAGTGGGAGTGTGACAGACAGCAGCTGCTCACAGGTCTGTTCCCCACCCCACAGCCAGAGAGACTTGGTGCCCAAGGGCTTTGCCATAGCTTTGGCATGGTCATCCCCTTCCTTCCACAACCAAGCAGGTCATGAGATAGGATTTTGAGTTCCAATAGTTTTCACAGAAGAGACCCAGGTTGGAGAATGGGCAGGCGAGCGGCTGAGAAGGGAAGGCAGCTACGGAGGGTGTGACCATCAAGCGGGAGACACTGGGCAGCTGAGCTCAGTCACACGTGTGCCTCAGACTTGTCCCatcaggaagggagggagctggAGTGTTATCCCACTCTTACTCCTGGTGATTCTTGAAGGTGCTTCAGGTAGCTCGTAGCTCATGTCTCTGGCTCCTCCACTCAACATAGATTCTTCTGCTTTGGCAAAAACTGTTAAGCAAAGAGGTGTAGCCCCTGGCACTGGACGTCCCAAGTGCTCACTGTTCAGAGATCTAGGGGACTAGGGCGAGTCATCATCATTTCCCAGTCTCACCATTGCCTCCGTGGAGGACCCAGGCCCAGAGAAGTGTAGGCATATGGCAGCCAGTCAGGGAGAGTGGAGCAGGGTGCCAGGCCTGCCGCACCCAGCAAAGATGCCTCTCCTCTGCAGGGTACACTGGGCTTGAAGGCCACTGGCAAGCCCAAGTGACTCTCTGAAGAGTCTCTCCATTTCTGCCATAGAAACGTGTGACCTAAAGACAAAGGTGGCCACCCTGGAGGAGCAGCTGAAGGACCAGCAGGAGTCCATGCAGGCTGTGGGTGAGGAGCCCTGCTGTGTGGCTGGGTGTGCACCTTCAGTTTCTGTCAGGACAGAGAAAGGGAACCACAGGAGGGTGAGTCTGACTGTCCACACTGCTGGGTGATGACCCAACCCAGGGTCTCAGTGGGCCGAGAGCACCATCTGTGCTTCAGACACCTTATGGGGTCCAAAACCCCATGCTGCCTGTGGCTGAGGCTTAGAGCTGTGATGTGACCTTCCCTCAGTGTCATGCTGGGTCAGAGGGTACACAGGCTGCCCCTCCCCTTTTGCTCCTGCTTGCTCACTCGGCAGAGGCAAAGTCTCAGGAGCTGCAGGAGGAAGGAGAGCGCAGGGCAGCAGCTGAGAAGCAGGTGCAGGTGCTGGAGGAGCAGGTGCAGGTGCTGGCAGGGCGGCTGGATGGAGCTGGCCAGCAGATCCGCTGGGCCAGCACAGAGCTGGACAAGGAGAAGGCCCGCGTTGACAGCATGGTCCGCCATCAGGAGGTGAGAGGTGCAGTCCAGGCACTGGGCTGCCTGCTCTGCAGCTCTGTCTGCTTACCCCCTTGTCACAACTCCTGATGAGAAGCTGAGGCATGGTCATGTTAAGGAGCTTTGCACAGGCCACACAGCTAGTGAGGCAGAGTCAAGTGTTTCTGTTGAGTGGGTGTCAGTAAATGTGAGTTCCATGGTTCAGGCTAATATGCTGGAGACAGAAGAAAAGCCTGTTTTCCAGAATCTTCTTCAGGTGAGAACTGTGTGTAAATGGAAAGTAGGGGCAATGACAGCATCAGCCAACTGCCATGTAAGGGTTCAGGGTCTGCAAGCATGGAGGGCCTGCCTTGTCCAGATTGGGGTGCATCTCCATGCTATGGTCCCTCTCCCCATCTATGTTCTTCCCTGTATACAGACATGGCACCAGGGGAGATACAgaaataacttagcagttaaggcattgcttgcaaagcctgatggcctgggttcaattccccagtacccacataaagccagaggcacaaagtggtgtatgcatctggagttcctttgcagtggcaagaagccctggtacatcccttccctttctctctccttctgctagcaaataaagaagtattttaaaaaatttaaagaagacatGGCAcaagagaaaggcacagagagccGTAGACACCAAAGCTTCCTCAGGCCCATGTGCCTGGTCTGGTCCTGAGGGTCCCATAGCCACCCTGACCAGTGCATTCCCACTTAGTCTCTGCAGGCCAAACAGCGGGCCCTGCTACAGCAGCTGGACAGCCTGGACCAGGAGCGCGATGAGCTGCGGGGAAGCCTGGATGAGGCTGAGCTTCAGCGGGCTCAGGTGGAGCAGCAGCTGCAGACCCTACAAATGGAGAGAGAGCACAGGCAGTGCCAACTCCAGGCCCAGCAGGTGGGCGAGGGAAGGGGCAGCTCCTTCCCTCTCATCAGAGGAGCCTGCAGTGTCCCTGGTCCCATTTCACGTCTCAGGCCCCATGGGATGGTGTCCCCAGGGGAGCCCGAAGCCCCACTGGGGCCAGGTCTGAGCCTCTCCTCACCTCAGGAGCTGCTGCAGAGCCTGCAGCAAGAGAAGCAGGAGCTGGAACAGGCAAGCACAGACCTGCGGCTGACCGTCTCAGAGCTGCAGCGGGAGGTGGCCGAGCTGAGGGAGAGGGAGCGACTGCTGGTGGCCTTCCCGGACCTCAACAGGCCCACAGAGGCTCAAATCGAAAGTAGGGGACTGGGGGTGCTGCTGAGTTCATGCTGGGGCCTTGGTGGGTGACTTGTCGAGCAATTTACTATACCTCTCTGGCCTGTCCAAAACAGGTAGCCTTGGAAGaaatttacttttactttattgccaatttttttttgcgTTCTAGGACACACCTAACTCTCAAGTCCTAAAACTACAGTTATCACCTTCACAGTGGGTGGTGACAGGAACGGGACCAAGGCCTCAGAAGATGAAAGGCCTAGGACAATGCCCAGCAGCCCTTTCCCCCATCCTGAGGCCCTGTCCAATTAGGCACAAGCAGCAGACCCAGTGAGCTGGGGATCACAGATTATCATCTCTCTGCAGGCTCTGGCGATGTTACCTACGACATGGAGAGGCAAGTGCAGGCCAACAATATCCGTATCCAGGTACTGAAGGAGGAGAATGGGCGACTCCAGTCAATGCTGACCAAAATCCAAGAGGTGGCCCAGCAGGGAGGCCTCAAGGTGAGCTTGGGGGCTTGGAGGAGGCACCTACCTGGCTGAGGTCTTTAGATTGCCCTGGGGGCCTGCCTCATGGCATGTGGCTTTAGACCACATTTCTCCAAAGTTACTTTCTTACTCAGTGTGGTGTGATGCTATTAAAGACCCTGGCTGGGCCTTTCAGCTCCAGATAGCTTTAAAGCCTCATTTTCTTACTTTAGATCCTCATCAGAGGAACAGTATTGCCTGCTTGAGGGTTTGCAGGTGGGGACCACCCTGAATGACCTTCCAAGCCCTGCTCCTTGGTGGAAAAGACAGTGGGGCAGGGGCTTGGGCTGTGCCTCCGTCCTTGCTTATGACACCCCCAgaacagtgtgtgtgggggggaatactGGGTCCTTGAGCTTGCCTTTCTTTGCAGCTGATCCCACAGGACCAGCTCTGGTCCCCTCCCCACAAGGACATCCAGGGAGCAGCACCCCCAGCACAGGCCCAGAGTGCATCCTCTCGGTGAGTGAGGCTTATCCTGAGGCAAGGCAGATGGGTGGTGTGGTCCCCTTGTTCCCAAGGACACCTGTGACTCGGTCCTCCCTCAGGCCTGTGAGCAGGAAGCACCCTCTTGGCAGCAGAACAGGCAGTGCAGGCAAGACCCCGCCTGGCCGGCCTCAAGCATCCCCAGCCCAGCAGCCCAGCAGCAAGCCTTCCCCAGAGAACAGGACTGTCTCAGCGACCTGTGCCCAGAACCCCATCCGGGCCTTGGCCAGGCTCAGGAGGAGACTCTCGCCGAGCCGGGGTCAGTCTGGCTGTATACACCAGTCCCAGGAGCGGCCCATGTAGCCTGCAGCAAGGGcgggtggggctggagggctgcTAGCTGGCAAATCCCGCATGGAATAAAACGCCAGCCACCGGCCCGCAGCGACCTGGCCTCAGCATGGCTAAGCAGCTACAACAACCTCCCCTCCTTATTGGGCAGGGTAGTCTACGACCCCACCATGAAGGTCATCAGCCAGTAGTAACCCGCCTCCTCCCTGACAGGAACGGTGGGAAAGAAGCTCCTCATCCCTGGGCCAGGTGAAGAGCAGCCTTTTCACCCCACAGCAAAGACCAAGGGGTAACCCTGGACTTACTGACCAGCACCAAGAAAGGTCAGGGTGGGGGTGTGCAGGCTAAGGGCCAGGGAGGACATGTGAGGCAAGCAAGGAATCAGAGGCCAAGACCCTGCCTCTGGCTCTCCAGGGAAGGCTGAGAACAGTGCTGCCTCGGCCTTTTACCTTGGCTCTGAACCCAGGACTGGGGCATCAGAACTGAGGGCAACAGGCATCTCTCACTAAGGAACTCCTCACCTTTAGGGACTCTTGTAGTTCATCAAAGTTCCCTTCAAGTCCTGTAGGTCAGAGTCCTGTGAGGCCACCAAAGGCATGGCCAGGGCTTGGGATGCCTTAGCCACACACAGTTTGATTGAGACCTTTACCTCAGAGCCCATCCAGTTCAGGATGTCATCAGCCACTTTCTTTAGGAAGCCATTGACCTGTCTCGAATCACCTAGTCTCCATGGAAGGTGGTCACCCTGTTGGAGAAGACCCAGCCCTGGGACACGCTCCTTGGTACAAGGCCTCACCCAAGTCCAGGGGACAGGCCCTCTCACAGCAGAGCCTCTCAGGTCTCCACTGACTCAGTGTCTTTTCTTATCTCTCATTGCTGCGGGTTTGGAATCCAGATCCTTGcaagtgtgttggcacatgcctataatgccatACCAgccttcaggaagctgaggcaggaggatcatgagtttcaaGTCAGACTAGTTATATAGggagattgcctcaaaaaaaaaaaaaaaaaaaaaaaaaaaagcaccaaacaCTCCAGAAGTGTAGGCCTTGCATGGCCAGGCCCTCTGCTGAGGGTGCTAGGATGCCAGTCAAGTTACCACCCAGGGTGTGCTCCACTCAGAGGCTCTGGGAAAGAACCCCCTTCCAAACTCATGCTGGTTACTGACAGAATTGAACATGTAGGGCTGTAGGACTGAAGTCCTTGTGGCCACCTTGCTCTCATCCCCCATCTTCAAGTCAGCAGCAGAAAATGTCTCCTGCGCTAAATGCCCGGCACTTTGACACTTCTTCCACCAGCCAGGGCAGCTCTGCTTCTCATGGGCCCATGTGCCAATCAgatgcttttcttctcttaagacCCACTGTGTACTCACAGGGGTAAAACCCCTTAGAGACTGTAAGGCAGGGACCGTGAGGACCATCAGAATTCCACCTACCACCAGCAGTCGAACCcaagataatttttgtttttgactcATGTAGCCTAAACTTgtacttgctatatagctgagactggccttaaactcctaatTTTCCtgcctcccatgggctgggaatacaggcatgtgccatcatacctggcttttatttattttaattttatttatttatttgagagagagggagaacaggcatgccagggcctccagccactgataatgaactccagatgcatgtgctaccttgtgcatgtggcttacgtgggtcctgaggaatcgaaccaaggtcctttggctttgcaggcaagtgacttaaccactaagccatctctctagccctttatttatttatttggttttttgaggtagagtcttgcccaggctgacctggaattcactatgttatctcagggtggcctcgaactcactcctacttctgcctccccagtgctgggattaaaggtgtgtgccaccacgcctggcttcagccctttattttttttaaagcag is a window of Jaculus jaculus isolate mJacJac1 chromosome 13, mJacJac1.mat.Y.cur, whole genome shotgun sequence DNA encoding:
- the Ccdc157 gene encoding coiled-coil domain-containing protein 157 isoform X2, with translation MAHLLGSQACIDSLRRDLTDLQGTIVDVFSRAGPVRCPSWKFPDRVACDLDMVALLEHYDHVPGDPEFTQLSHTVLLELVIDRLLLLLQSCSSYLENLGLEQAMPRARDPGPCMSVGLTVRRFWNSLLRLGKLYQLAAPQKRQNPGEILTAKPMAKGEPARSPECMTAKFIKPPSPVPGLPHTCPGLQTIPVRVSLRCPAGTSENTKSVHSQTIETALVPCDACTSVQGSLREVGKVVISLCQSQNLPSSLGQFQQLVQDSMGLRPLPAATMGHWAAEQSKDLTRLSKHVGALTQLVGPLRTQLEEAEGQKDGLRQQVGELEQSLLQEQRERRRQTEEAERHLAQWECDRQQLLTETCDLKTKVATLEEQLKDQQESMQAVEAKSQELQEEGERRAAAEKQVQVLEEQVQVLAGRLDGAGQQIRWASTELDKEKARVDSMVRHQESLQAKQRALLQQLDSLDQERDELRGSLDEAELQRAQVEQQLQTLQMEREHRQCQLQAQQELLQSLQQEKQELEQASTDLRLTVSELQREVAELRERERLLVAFPDLNRPTEAQIESSGDVTYDMERQVQANNIRIQVLKEENGRLQSMLTKIQEVAQQGGLKLIPQDQLWSPPHKDIQGAAPPAQAQSASSRPVSRKHPLGSRTGSAGKTPPGRPQASPAQQPSSKPSPENRTVSATCAQNPIRALARLRRRLSPSRGTVGKKLLIPGPGEEQPFHPTAKTKG
- the Ccdc157 gene encoding coiled-coil domain-containing protein 157 isoform X1, whose amino-acid sequence is MAHLLGSQACIDSLRRDLTDLQGTIVDVFSRAGPVRCPSWKFPDRVACDLDMVALLEHYDHVPGDPEFTQLSHTVLLELVIDRLLLLLQSCSSYLENLGLEQAMPRARDPGPCMSVGLTVRRFWNSLLRLGKLYQLAAPQKRQNPGEILTAKPMAKGEPARSPECMTAKFIKPPSPVPGLPHTCPGLQTIPVRVSLRCPAGTSENTKSVHSQTIETALVPCDACTSVQGSLREVGKVVISLCQSQNLPSSLGQFQQLVQDSMGLRPLPAATMGHWAAEQSKDLTRLSKHVGALTQLVGPLRTQLEEAEGQKDGLRQQVGELEQSLLQEQRERRRQTEEAERHLAQWECDRQQLLTETCDLKTKVATLEEQLKDQQESMQAVEAKSQELQEEGERRAAAEKQVQVLEEQVQVLAGRLDGAGQQIRWASTELDKEKARVDSMVRHQESLQAKQRALLQQLDSLDQERDELRGSLDEAELQRAQVEQQLQTLQMEREHRQCQLQAQQELLQSLQQEKQELEQASTDLRLTVSELQREVAELRERERLLVAFPDLNRPTEAQIESSGDVTYDMERQVQANNIRIQVLKEENGRLQSMLTKIQEVAQQGGLKLIPQDQLWSPPHKDIQGAAPPAQAQSASSRPVSRKHPLGSRTGSAGKTPPGRPQASPAQQPSSKPSPENRTVSATCAQNPIRALARLRRRLSPSRGAQAAGQEGSIPREESPLGLGLVVGVAVPCSRGGRAGGTHQVGSAAMGPGTRLAYGAHPVH